The Candidatus Tectomicrobia bacterium genome has a segment encoding these proteins:
- a CDS encoding C39 family peptidase: protein MNTCAKTAVACAACLLALTLSMPAGEASVVAIPGAGGGIRLNNIHVKTLVDMRFKQIVRQQYDVSCGAAAVATLLKHYFGREQATEEDVLRSMIKIGDQEKIQRFGFSLLEMKKYTEMLGYTSRGFRLKNIDVLTRLKVPVITLTNVRGYAHFVVVKGVRGNRAYIADPAFGNRAVPLDEFEASWNQVILIVIGNSVTADNTFELQDAVKTENSTLASILSRVSFIHTTVTPGVGEF, encoded by the coding sequence ATGAATACGTGCGCAAAAACCGCCGTCGCGTGCGCGGCTTGCCTGCTCGCACTGACGCTGAGCATGCCGGCTGGAGAGGCCAGCGTCGTGGCGATTCCTGGCGCCGGAGGCGGAATCCGCCTGAACAACATCCACGTGAAGACGCTGGTGGACATGCGCTTCAAGCAGATCGTCCGGCAGCAGTACGACGTCAGCTGCGGCGCCGCGGCGGTCGCGACCCTGCTCAAACATTATTTCGGCCGGGAGCAGGCGACCGAAGAAGACGTTCTGAGAAGCATGATCAAGATCGGCGATCAGGAGAAGATCCAGCGCTTCGGATTCTCCCTTCTGGAAATGAAAAAATATACAGAAATGCTGGGATACACCTCGCGTGGATTTCGCCTCAAGAACATCGATGTGCTGACGCGCCTGAAGGTCCCCGTAATCACCCTGACCAATGTCAGGGGATATGCCCACTTCGTCGTCGTCAAAGGGGTGCGGGGGAACCGCGCCTACATCGCGGATCCTGCGTTCGGGAACCGCGCCGTCCCGCTGGATGAGTTCGAAGCGTCATGGAACCAGGTGATCCTGATTGTGATAGGAAATTCGGTCACGGCTGACAACACGTTCGAACTGCAAGACGCAGTGAAAACGGAGAACTCGACCCTGGCGTCAATCCTGAGCAGAGTGTCGTTCATCCACACGACGGTGACGCCCGGCGTCGGAGAATTCTAA